The Pseudophryne corroboree isolate aPseCor3 chromosome 10, aPseCor3.hap2, whole genome shotgun sequence DNA segment TGCTGCCACTATACTTGATGTTAGAAGTTTGATGACTAACTCCTTGTCAATTGTTTTATTGAACAGTGAGGATTTAATTACAGATTTCAAATCATTAACATCCTTATTAAAGGTCTTGGCCATTTGTTTTAGGCCACTCTTAGTAAGACCAAAATCTATCAGAAATGCATTTAAAGCTCCTATCAGGATAGTGACATCACAAGCAATTGAAAGACCTGGAGCTGGAAAAACGGCAACTCCTGCTGAAACCAGTGAAAGCTGCCATATCCGTTGTTTAAGAGCTTTCCTTTTCTTTTCCAGAACTTGGAAGGAGATACTGGGCAGGCAACGTAAAAACATGTCTCTCTTGATATCTGGAAGATCATTTTCTAGAGCCTCCATGAGCTTAGGAAAGTCATACAGGTGAGGTTTAAAGGAAGAGATAAGGAATATGCGCTTTTCTTGAACTCCTTTTCCTCTCAGGCCATTACTGCAGTCTTCCTGAAGTTTTTTCATTATGTCCTGTTCATTGTATGATTTTGATCTTCTCTCTTTTGATTCATTCAAATCTCTATCAATTTTTGAACGAGCAAAATAATAAAGTTTTTTCTGGGAATGAATGGCTTCTGCTAGAAGAACGTGATTTTCTATAAATCGCTCACAGGCAATTATGATAAAGGCGTCATATTTCCCAAATTCAACTTTCTCTAGATATTTATTTGCCTTGAAATCAGGAGTCCCAATTCCCGGGAGATCCCAATAAATGACATTCTTATGCTGTGGGTGAGGATAAGAAGTTGGCTTTATTGTGGTCTCTGTCACTCCGGTTTCTGCAGCACCTTCATCTTCATCACCAAGACCACGCATGGCATTGATAAATGTGGACTTTCCAGATCCTGATTGTCCAGTTATGGCAATATTCAGTTGGACGTTATCTGCTTTCTCCAGAGCTTCCTTTAACTGTGCAGCAGCTTCTGTAATATCATCGTCCTTTAAATAATCTTTCATTCTCTGCATATCTTCTTTAGGAATTATTTTAGATATTTTTTCTGACTCCATCTTTGAAGATAATTCTCTGTAATTTGGTCATAAAATATTGTTTGATCAACTTAAATGTCTTTCATAGTTACAGTAATTATTACAAATACACTTATAAAAATGGAGCTAGCAGAGTTATAGTCTGATCCTGTTCCATGCATCATGcataaaaataataagaaaatcATACAAAAGTTCAGTGCACTCCTTCTCCAAATTTGTAACCATCCCTGATGCTAGACAGCATGGGCCTGTTACTACTACAACAGGGAG contains these protein-coding regions:
- the LOC134966042 gene encoding interferon-inducible GTPase 5-like, translating into MESEKISKIIPKEDMQRMKDYLKDDDITEAAAQLKEALEKADNVQLNIAITGQSGSGKSTFINAMRGLGDEDEGAAETGVTETTIKPTSYPHPQHKNVIYWDLPGIGTPDFKANKYLEKVEFGKYDAFIIIACERFIENHVLLAEAIHSQKKLYYFARSKIDRDLNESKERRSKSYNEQDIMKKLQEDCSNGLRGKGVQEKRIFLISSFKPHLYDFPKLMEALENDLPDIKRDMFLRCLPSISFQVLEKKRKALKQRIWQLSLVSAGVAVFPAPGLSIACDVTILIGALNAFLIDFGLTKSGLKQMAKTFNKDVNDLKSVIKSSLFNKTIDKELVIKLLTSSIVAAGMVVEYFLSLVPVVGSLAAGAISFGTTYWMLNNFLEEIGDDAVRVLTKALEDFV